The nucleotide sequence ACCCCACAAGATTCTTCTATTCTTTTTGTAGTCAAAGAATGTCTTGGAAGCATAGAAGTTACCATAATCGAATCTCAAACCGTCCCAACCATCGGGTGTATCACCGTTTGGTACGTACTTCTCCTTCTTAGGATCGTACTTCCCCACCGTGTAATACTCAAAACGGGTTATGTCCAAGCTAACTTTCAACACGTGTTTTGTGTTCGAACCGGTGTAATCCAAGTCCAAACCGTTTTGGAAATCGGTTGTGGAAACCGGGAAGAAATCAGGACACTCCCACATACCGGTTGATTCTTTGGAGTGAACCGGGTGCTTACCTTTGACCCAATGCTTAAAATCTCGGCTTCTGTAGATATAAGCAATCCCTCTGTGCTTTCTTTTTGAACCAACCACGGTTCTCCAATGCCCGTCTTTGGAGAACCATGCCGTGGTCGGGTCACGGAAAGCTGAACCGTTCATGGTATAGTCTGGCATTACGAGCGGGTTATCATCTGGTTTAATCCATTTTCTTAGGTATGGGTCTGAGGGGTCCTTTGGGATTGCGTAGTTTTGGATTTGAGTTTCGTTTTGGTTAACACCTGTATAGAGGATAATCGGTCCTTTTCCCGGTACGATTGTTATTGAACCGGACCATGTACCTTTAATGTCAAACCATTTGGAGGGATAGAGGGCATGTTCTAAAGCCTCCCAATTTACTAAGTCTTTGGAGACCGAATGTGCCCACACGATGTTGCCCCAAACCGCACCCTTGGTGTTATATTGGTAGAAGAGATGGTAAAAACCTTTGTAGTATACTGGACCTGTTTTCAGAAAACTCAAGTTAGAtcatctaaaaatattattgagAACTACACAAATGTATTTTCTGATAAACTCACCATTTGGATCTGTTGTGATTGTCAAGAATGCCACatgaaaacacacaaaacaaagGAAAACGAGGTTAGATTATGCTGAATTCATCAAAATTAGATTTGGATTTTTAAATAAGATATGTTAAGAGGATACGCGATACAAAAGAATCACATGAATGAAATTATATGGTACAACAACTTGTAGATGAAATTAAGAAAACGTGAATAAAGGAGGATAAAGTGTAATTTATTACTCGATCACGATCGTTCTCTCCTCaccataattatattttataattggttccCGATTGAATTATTGAAAGTTTTAAGATATTAATAATCTGTTATCTATATACAATAgggttttatatatgttattggataatgaaaataaaatagttttttatatCAGATTAAAATGATTTGAGgtttcacaaatataaaacttcTACATTCCACACAGATCTTCCCCATTGGCAACAAGATATATTTCTTGAAAGAGATATGGATACACATTCACAAAGAAAGATAAAAGCACagtttttatatacaaaataagcaTAGCTGCGTTCTCACGTGATATATATGATGTGCTTTCTATTGTTGAATTATGTACTAATTCGAAAAAGTGTATATAGCCTATGCTTTAGTCTACATATTATAGTTGCTGTGTTTCTAGACAAAACTCTTTTTTCTAATTCGCAATCACTTTAGATGAATaatgcatatataatatattttatctcCCTGTATATTTATCAATAcgtataattaataattaggAAATATACTGATCTGATTTTCTCCCTAAGAATACTGTAAGTTTATCTGTTTCGTTCATTGAAATGCTGGTTTTATCGTTTTATCACGCATACTATAACAAGCAAACATTGGATTTGAAGAAATGAAGACCTAACAGAAACTTAAAATCTAAGTATCAAAGCGATCATTATAAACCCTAATTAAGGAAACAAATGTTTCTAGGTAAACTATATACGAACAAATAGAGAGATCAGTGTACCGTTAATCCAATGCTTTGGAGGTTGAAAGTGAAAAGCGGTTCTGTGAAGATGATTCACTGACTCGACTGATTGAGATTGCAAATTTTCGTAAACATGATGAAAAGCTTCAACCCCTTTGATGTTATTACTGCTTAAACTGAGTAGTACAAGCAATAATAACACAGAAACAATATTTGAGATACCCATTGATCCAGAAACTCAGGATCTGAGTGGTGTTTGATATTTGTGTGTGTGTAGAACTGGTGTATACTAAGAATGAGAGAATTTGATAGGTGAAAAATATAGTTTGTTGTATTGTTTATATAGGCTAAAAATGAGGAGGAAGATAACAGAAAATAGATAAGTTTTAGGATAATGTTAATCCAGTGGAGTTTTTTACTCTTAACTATAATTAGAAAGATATACACATCTGAATGATTTAAAATACCCGGAAGctgattttttatctttttaatatttttatagttcTATTCAAACTGAAAGTTAATGTTTTTGGTCGGCAGTTTAACTCCTCTTTTCTAGGGCTCTCTCAAATGCAATTATCCATAGTTTTAGTGAATATATTCTAGTTTACTAGCACTGCTGGATTATGTTTCATAacttattttgaattttcttataaCTGTTTCATAATTTATGTGACGGTTCTTTCCTCAAGTATATAATTCTTCTTATCTTATAATATAATCATTTACACCAGATGAGTGAAATCATGGCTGCTCTTGTTTAGTTGGCCAAGTGAGCACATTTTATATTAAGTTCGCACTTCAAATTCCTGTATACAAAATTCCTATATATCCGGTATTAGcataatatataaattgaatttactgtcataatataatataattttttggtaactttgatcacttcactacaagaaaagtGTATCCTTCAATGAAATATTAGGAGAAACCTTTTTGTCAGAAACTACAGAATTTTGTTGGAATCTCATCAGACAGTTCTGATACAAAAGGTTTGTTCGTAGTTTATTGGAACGTATTGTCGTAAATTTCTTGGAAAATTATATACCGACAAAAAATCTAGTCTCGGTAAATAATCAGAAAAGTATACAAGAATTCGACGGAAATTTCACGCTACACATCAACAGTGGCCACATATAGAATATTAATGTATGTCCTAAGTTCATTATGTGACACTAAAGAGaactaaaaaaaatgttttcttgaTTGGAAGAGGTTATGGGTTTAAGAATTCCAAATTTTTAACTATAGTAATTATAAGATTAGTTAAAGATGTTTTGAGATTATATTTGTTGATTACCAAGCTCTTGTTATttccagttaaaaaaaaaaggtgagacACTTAtgttaaatagaaatatttcaACATTCATTTGCATGTATCGAACAGATAGATAAAAATCAAGAACCGGTTTAAACAAGACCAGTCATAGACAAAACACGAGACATAATAAACCTAATGTCCAAGTTATATTTGAGCCTTCACTAGAAAAGGCCATGACATAATAAAGCCGAAAAGTGAAGCAAAGATTCTTCTCACAGTTTCAAGTTAACACTTTCAGCACTGAACTTGCCTTCCATACAAAACCAAATTTTCAGGTATGcttcaaactcatatatttttcttttttttatataaaccaGAAATACCTCCACAACTTTTTTTGATAGTTGTATAATGCTTCCATTGCTATAATTGTGAAACATCACCCACATAGACAGTGCTTGCATCTTTTGTGCAAGTGAACCTTGCCCAAGTATCCCTAAATCTCGAGTTGACTCTACTTGAAGCTAACGCCTACCACAATATCTTTAACCAATTGTTACCATATATTTGATTGaagaaataagaataaaaaatgtatataactCCACTTTTATTGATGTTCCACTTTCTAAAATGAATGACCAAATACCAAAAGCTTGATATATTGATACAAGATTTGCCATCACCAATATCATAAACATGTTATTTTAAGCTTTATATACAAACACATAGTTGATGAGTTGTAAAGCATTTGAAAACTAGCACGAACTAAAAGATGTTCATAATTACACTCTGAAATGGTAAAAGAGGGTTCAATGGGAATCTCTCATGCTCATGATCTCTAGAAATTCTCATGGTATTGTGAGAAATGAATCTTTTGAGTGGCACAATGACTCTGATATAACATATGCTACTTGATTTTCCACTTAAAATGTTCATCGTTGGGATTTGAAAGCATCTTCATGGTTGAGTCATATATAGAAAGTGGTCAAGTAGTATATGCATGCACAGCATAAACAACACGAGCTAAAAGGGTCTAAGACTTGCATTGTGTTATGTTTTTGAACAAACCAGCTCTGAGATCATAGATTGCTGTCAAATATTCCACTATTGAAATAAGAAAACATACATTATACAATGTTGAATATTTCAATGTAGGTGAAAGAAGCTGAATCCCACAAGGGATTAGTTTTAAGGACTTATAAAACTCACaagatgtgtcagaagcatctAACTCTTCATTGATTTGATCCCATACTTTCACATATGTGTACACAGAGGTGGTTCCCTAGTTGACTTGTGAGAGAGGCGACCGTGTTAGCTGTTGGGGTTTAGATTCCTTGGCCGCAAAGGATTCATAAGAGTTGTTTTCACGGAAAACTTCAACCAATGTCTCCACTGGCATTGCTCGTAGTGATTCAATGGTGTCTTTAGTTGGGACGTCTGGCTCACTCTTTGACGGAGTTGTCCCTGTGGGCTCATACTCCTGTAATTCACCAAATGAAGAACTTGGTGATAAGATTCTTCttaagagtgaagagagtaaTGTTATTAATTATTCTGTGAGGAAACAACTTACCATATATCTTTGTTGAAAAGTTTCTTGAGCTTTATCCTCAATGCATCTAGCTTGGCAGCAATGATCATGTTGGAAACTCTCAAGTGATTTTTCATGCGTCTTGACGTTTTCCAAGATTTGTGATACAAACACTTTTTCATCCTCTGACATGCCTGAAACATTACAACGATATTAATTTAGAACTGTcatgataatgatatcatcgcATAAGAAAGAGAGAACTTACCATCAATTTGCTGGATGATCTCATCGCTGTTCTTGGTTACATCTTCCTCAGCAGCAGTCCTTGCAGACTCCACTTCACCGTCGTGCTGCTCGTTGTTATCACAAGCAGACTTAACAAGGGAAGAGACATCTGCGACTTGCTTGCTGTTCATCTCCTTTAGAGACTCATGAGTTAGCTTGCAGTGTTTGAAAGCTGATTCCGCATGACCAACACTAACGCATAGAAAGATGAAAAGGTTAAAAAAACAATACTGAAAGATTGTATAACTCAAAAGTAGTTTgctaatgatcttacgattgCTGAAGCAGTAACTCCATTTGACAATGTTTCGCCGCAGAGAAATCAGCACCCTCTCTGGCATCATTCTCAGCTTGCATGGAAAACGTCTCCCATTTTCTTTTTGCGTCTTTAGCCAGAGTGTTTACGGTAGAGACGTGTTCATCCAAGAAAGTTTTGTTGGACGAGACTGCATCTTTAAAGTTACTGAGTCTTGAATCCACCTGCCAGGTAAAAAAAGACAATACAGTCTTTATGCTTCATGAAATGGAAGACAATCAGAAACAAATGAAAGAATAAGCAACGAACCAACTCGTGTTGGCGACGAACGTGACATGAGACTAGGTTAGTTAGATCCGCTATAAGTTTCTCTGTATCATATTTTGACTGAGCCTGCACACAACACATGCTAGTTATAGATAGACTCAAGCAAGACTTGAAGAGATGTAGTAGTATTATGACCTCGTAAGTCTTCTGAAAATCGATGAtgctatttatttgattatcaTTAGCCTCCGCTGCACGATTCTCAGCGTTTTTAGACTCCTGCATAAGCTTCTGGAAGAACGTACTTGTGTATTCAGACATCTCTTGTGTTTGCTCCATAGTTGTGTGGAACTTCTGCTTATTAGGAAAAAAACAATCCAGTTAAATAGCTTTTGTTAATCTCTAAGACAATGTTATATATCTCAGTGCACTGACCTGTCTCAGTTCCCTCGCAAAGAGAGCCATTTCTCGCTGGTGGGACGTAAGAGCATTCTGAAGTTCATCAAATAACGAGGACGTTGTCTCCTCTCCTGAAGCAAGAAACTGTAATCCACAAGAGAGTTACTATTGGAGCCCAccaaaagaaaaggaaagagattGACAAAGGGGTTACCTCATCAATGGAAGATGCACTTGAAGTTGTTAACGCTGAAACTTCTTCAAGACAAGCATTTGAGTTTGCCTTGTGCAAGCGGACTACGTTCTGCACTGCCTCCAAGTGAGAACTGTATAAATCCCTTGACGCTCCAACcttctttttcatttcaagaatgGCCTAAACAAACAAATTTGCAAATAGTGTCAACATTTAGTGCTGcccttaaaatataatttagacAAGAAACAAAACAGGTGATACCTTGTTATGTGCCTCTAACCGAGATTGGGACAGTTTGTTAACACCATGAAGCTGAGCATTTTGCTGGGACAGACATGAAGCAACCATACTGAACAGATTGGATATTTGTTCAGAAAGTTCTGCTTGATAATTGTCTACCACTTTCCTGTTATCCGCACTGAGCTTATTCTCTCTTCCTGCACAGCACCAAATGACCTTGTATTAACAACTTTAATGACATTGCTAATGAAAAAGACAGCCAGAATTGTCAAAACACTTACCAATTTTTTGGTGTAATGACTCATTTTCTTTAGTAGCTTTCTCCAAGTTCGATTGTAAAACACAAGCTTGTTGAACCAGTACATTTTCTGGCAAAATGCATAAGCATGTTAGAGACAACTTTTCAAACATTTGATCAAGGTAATGAGTTAGAAATTACCAGATTTTTTCTGCtctgaaataatgaaatctttCTCCTTCATGGCGTATTGAGATTTCTTCAGTTCCTCGTCTGTGGAAGCAAGCATTTTGCTGGTTTGGCTCAAGTTTTTCTAGATAGCACAATAAAAGCATCAGAGCATAGTTATAAAGCATTAAAGCCCATAAAAAGAAGGAATTAACCAATACCTCGGTGCTATCAAGCCTGCTGGTCAGATCAGAGCACTCCCGCACTTGACCAGTGTACTTGTCTTGCAATTCCTCAAGTTTCTGGtcagaaaaaa is from Brassica napus cultivar Da-Ae chromosome A4, Da-Ae, whole genome shotgun sequence and encodes:
- the LOC106450213 gene encoding beta-fructofuranosidase, insoluble isoenzyme CWINV4 precursor, with protein sequence MGISNIVSVLLLLVLLSLSSNNIKGVEAFHHVYENLQSQSVESVNHLHRTAFHFQPPKHWINDPNGPVYYKGFYHLFYQYNTKGAVWGNIVWAHSVSKDLVNWEALEHALYPSKWFDIKGTWSGSITIVPGKGPIILYTGVNQNETQIQNYAIPKDPSDPYLRKWIKPDDNPLVMPDYTMNGSAFRDPTTAWFSKDGHWRTVVGSKRKHRGIAYIYRSRDFKHWVKGKHPVHSKESTGMWECPDFFPVSTTDFQNGLDLDYTGSNTKHVLKVSLDITRFEYYTVGKYDPKKEKYVPNGDTPDGWDGLRFDYGNFYASKTFFDYKKNRRILWGWANESDTVEDDISKGWAGLQVIPRTVLLDANKKQLVFWPIEEIESLRSNYVRMNNKNIKTGQRLEVKGITPAQADVEVTFNVGQCLDKAEEFDPSYTFKPLDLCKIKGSNVTGGVGPFGLITLATPDLEEYTPVFFRVFKDTSTDKPKVLMCSDARPSSLKQDRGPLKQDRMYKPSFAGFVDVDLSDGRISLRSLIDHSVVESFGALGKTVITSRVYPVKAVKGNAHLYVFNNGTQTVNIESLDAWSMEKPLQMMNNGAL
- the LOC106447345 gene encoding kinesin-like protein KIN-5C; this translates as MSSRHDKEKGVNVQVLLRCRPFSDDELRSNAPQVLTCNDLQREVAVSQNIAGKHTDRVFTFDKVFGPSAKQKELYDQAVVPIVNEVLEGFNCTIFAYGQTGTGKTYTMEGECRRSKGGHSGGLPAEAGVIPRAVKQIFDTLEGQEAEYSVKVTFLELYNEEITDLLAPEDISRVASEDKQKKPLPLMEDGKGGVLVRGLEEEIVTSANEIFTLLERGSSKRRTAETFLNKQSSRSHSLFSITIHIKEATPEGEELIKCGKLNLVDLAGSENISRSGARDGRAREAGEINKSLLTLGRVISALVEHLGHIPYRDSKLTRLLRDSLGGRTKTCIIATVSPAVHCLEETLSTLDYAHRAKHIRNKPEVNQKMMKSTLIKDLYGEIERLKAEVYASREKNGVYMPKERYYQEESERKAMAEQIEQMGGQIENYQKKLEELQDKYTGQVRECSDLTSRLDSTEKNLSQTSKMLASTDEELKKSQYAMKEKDFIISEQKKSENVLVQQACVLQSNLEKATKENESLHQKIGRENKLSADNRKVVDNYQAELSEQISNLFSMVASCLSQQNAQLHGVNKLSQSRLEAHNKAILEMKKKVGASRDLYSSHLEAVQNVVRLHKANSNACLEEVSALTTSSASSIDEFLASGEETTSSLFDELQNALTSHQREMALFARELRQKFHTTMEQTQEMSEYTSTFFQKLMQESKNAENRAAEANDNQINSIIDFQKTYEAQSKYDTEKLIADLTNLVSCHVRRQHELVDSRLSNFKDAVSSNKTFLDEHVSTVNTLAKDAKRKWETFSMQAENDAREGADFSAAKHCQMELLLQQSVGHAESAFKHCKLTHESLKEMNSKQVADVSSLVKSACDNNEQHDGEVESARTAAEEDVTKNSDEIIQQIDGMSEDEKVFVSQILENVKTHEKSLESFQHDHCCQARCIEDKAQETFQQRYMEYEPTGTTPSKSEPDVPTKDTIESLRAMPVETLVEVFRENNSYESFAAKESKPQQLTRSPLSQVN